From Watersipora subatra chromosome 8, tzWatSuba1.1, whole genome shotgun sequence, a single genomic window includes:
- the LOC137402437 gene encoding uncharacterized protein, producing the protein MLFCIISGFTGGSRTIDEGGGVNYQCMAKDIEYNSNSTTYSSAYLAGTEYESRSYGVFSSDADHQKAPCAVCYVSSRSSAMMIPGKRNCPNNDWTFEYEGYLMTAYRYSDHQATFECVDGEPEYMDGDNVDIIGEKFYFTRAACGQGVLCPPYDSNKPITCVVCTK; encoded by the exons ATGTTGTTTTGCATAATCTCAGGCTTCACCGGAGGCTCCCGAACGATAGACGAAGGTGGTGGTGTAAActaccaatgcatggcaaaaGATATCGAGTATAACAGCAATAGTACCACATATTCGTCTGCTTATTTGGCTGGCACTGAGTATGAGAGTAGGAGCTATGGTGTATTCAGCTCTGACGCAGATCATCAGAAAGCTCCTTGTGCTGTCTGTTATGTCAGCAGCAGGTCATCCGCAATGATGATTCCTGGTAAAAGGAACTGCCCTAACAATGATTGGACTTTTGAGTATGAAG GCTACCTGATGACGGCGTACAGATATTCCGACCACCAAGCAACATTTGAGTGCGTCGATGGTGAACCTGAATACATGGATGGTGACAATGTTGATATTATTGGTGAAAAGTTTTACTTCACAAGAGCCGCATGTGGTCAAGGAGTTCTCTGTCCTCCGTATGACTCTAACAAGCCCATAACGTGTGTCGTCTGCACTAAGTGA
- the LOC137402438 gene encoding alpha-(1,3)-fucosyltransferase FucT-like gives MRVEIQDMRVEIQDMRVEIQDMRVEIQDMRVEIQDMRVEIQDMRVEIQDMRVEIQDMRVEIQDMRVEIQDMRVEIQDMRVEIQDMRVEIQDMRVEIQDMRVEIQDMRVEIQDMRVEIQDMRVEIQDMRVKGWRQALRPKAKDYRARD, from the coding sequence ATGCGAGTGGAAATACAGGACATGCGAGTGGAAATACAGGACATGCGAGTGGAAATACAGGACATGCGAGTGGAAATACAGGACATGCGAGTGGAAATACAGGACATGCGAGTGGAAATACAGGACATGCGAGTGGAAATACAGGACATGCGAGTGGAAATACAGGACATGCGAGTGGAAATACAGGACATGCGAGTGGAAATACAGGACATGCGAGTGGAAATACAGGACATGCGAGTGGAAATACAGGACATGCGAGTGGAAATACAGGACATGCGAGTGGAAATACAGGACATGCGAGTGGAAATACAGGACATGCGAGTGGAAATACAGGACATGCGAGTGGAAATACAGGACATGCGAGTGGAAATACAGGACATGCGAGTGAAAGGGTGGAGGCAGGCATTAAGACCAAAAGCAAAAGATTACAGGGCAAGAGATTAG